The Colias croceus chromosome 11, ilColCroc2.1 genome has a segment encoding these proteins:
- the LOC123695823 gene encoding serine/threonine-protein kinase/endoribonuclease IRE1: MKFLLVVLFLFGSYGHEPIVKNNKESTEISRALDDRPLLFATLGGGMVAVEPLSGNIIWKLKDEPAVKVPNQHANLMPQFLPDPRHGSLYMYGPRGDKQMLKKLPFTIPELVANAPCRSTDGILYTGKKSDTWFMLDPLTGSRERISGFDKSKIFKDEDEEDTCDLDKKRSVYVARTEYNILMHDSKNENHKWNVTFFDYTSHDMGKEMLNDYGIIHFTSTSNGRIMSFNRKTGDLVWSHNFETPVIAAYLLDRDGLISVPFNSIGDDTMDHIMEDATTLRNGQGIKNSNIELYPTLYIGEHNHGLYALSSLVDKNTVTISTGYTQPLLLEGPVTETESTSEKPVYEPFKNVHYQLNDINLHVTPPYLLLGHYKVPELTTSWMPQLPNSNLNKLPIRNAVKLINGEVRTDVDKDENETNLKSNSISVSVQTEDLFTDFSLRPDFWYKQLQIWINQQENKALKVALIVLMGLVVTMFWYLRLQAREFQQLSQGGSRSSTASTSSQGEVTGQLVELGDGEVQIGKISFYTDQILGKGCEGTFVYRGTFDKRAVAVKRLLPECFTFADREVALLRESDAHAHVVRYYCTERDKQFRYIALELCSATLQDYVENKLNFECKIDAVEVLRQAALGLSHLHSMDIVHRDIKPHNVLLSMPSGTGEVRAMISDFGLSKKLNIGRVSFSRRSGVTGTDGWIAPEMINGERTTTSVDMFSLGCVFYYVLSRGQHPFGDVLRRQANIITGEYNLDYLDKVLPEEEVLLTKILIRSMISAKASARPPCETVLRYPIFWGKQSILNFLQDVSDHVESCNAGADHPLEKGARRVIRGDWRAHVCPTVANDLRARRTYRGERVAHLLRAIRNKKHHYRELEPEVRDSLGKVPDGFVTYWLRRFPLLLPHVWLQMQQFRNEDIMQGYFPHAFIFNRDDVTELNDDNYVNEEDLAINELFVKSKIYYDENDPEKRYKRDSPKKSVDWRSEDRTRQNDVRPRERYTYYKKKEKKQEMPVWSLPPQ, from the exons ATGAAGTTTTTGTTAGtggtgttatttttatttggttcATACGGACATGAGCCTattgtgaaaaataataag GAAAGTACAGAAATATCAAGGGCTCTTGATGACCGGCCTTTGCTTTTTGCGACATTGGGAGGCGGCATGGTGGCTGTCGAACCTCTATCTGGAAATATAATTTGGAAACTTAAAGACG agccTGCGGTGAAGGTTCCGAATCAACATGCTAATTTAATGCCCCAATTTCTACCTGATCCTCGTCATGGCTCCCTGTATATGTATGGTCCAAGGGGGGATAAGCAAATGCTAAAGAAGTTACCATTTACGATACCAGAATTGGTGGCGAATGCTCCATGCCGATCCACAGATGGCATTTTGTATACAGGAAAGAAAAGTGATACTTGGTTCATGTTGGATCCCTTGACTGGTTCGAGGGAACGTATTTCAG GGTTCGATAAGTCGAAAATCTTTAAAGACGAGGACGAAGAGGACACTTGCGATCTCGACAAGAAACGCAGCGTGTACGTCGCTCGCACAGAATACAATATTCTGATGCACGATTCTAAGAATGAAAACCACAAATGGAACGTTACATTTTTTGATTATACCTCCCATGATATGGGAAAAGAGATGCTGAATGATTATG GTATAATACACTTCACATCAACATCAAATGGACGGATTATGTCGTTTAACCGTAAGACCGGTGACCTAGTGTGGTCACATAACTTCGAAACACCAGTGATAGCTGCCTATTTACTGGATAGAGATGGACTTATATCTGTACCCTTTAATTCCATTGGAGATGATACAATGGATCATATCATGGAAGACGCTACTACGTTGAGGAACGGGCAAGGGATTAAGAACTCTAATATTGAGTTATA TCCTACATTATACATCGGGGAGCATAACCATGGCCTCTACGCGCTATCTTCCTTAGTAGACAAAAACACAGTAACAATATCCACAGGCTACACTCAACCATTACTCCTCGAAGGACCGGTCACTGAAACCGAATCTACTTCAGAAAAACCGGTCTACGAACCGTTTAAAAATGTCCACTATCAACTAAATGATATAAACCTACATGTCACTCCACCATACCTTTTACTAGGGCATTATAAAGTGCCAGAACTAACTACTTCATGGATGCCACAACTGCCAAATTCAAATCTAAATAAGTTACCAATACGAAATGCTGTTAAACTAATCAATGGGGAAGTAAGGACAGACGTTGATAAAGATGAAAATGAAACGAACTTGAAGTCTAATTCGATATCGGTGTCGGTGCAAACAGAAGATTTGTTTACGGACTTCAGTTTGAGGCCGGATTTCTGGTACAAACAGTTGCAGATTTGGATCAATCAGCAGGAAAATAAAGCGCTCAAAGTTGCGCTTATTGTTCTGATGGGATTGGTCGTCACTATGTTCTGGTACTTGCGGTTACAG GCTCGCGAATTCCAACAACTCTCGCAAGGTGGATCTCGAAGCTCCACAGCATCCACATCATCCCAGGGCGAGGTGACGGGACAACTCGTTGAGTTGGGAGATGGGGAAGTGCAAATAGGCAAGATTAGCTTTTATACGGATCAGATATTGGGCAAGGGGTGTGAGGGCACTTTTGTGTATAG AGGTACATTCGATAAACGAGCAGTGGCCGTAAAACGGTTGCTACCAGAATGTTTCACGTTCGCGGACCGCGAGGTGGCGCTGTTGCGTGAGTCGGATGCGCATGCGCATGTAGTACGGTACTATTGTACCGAACGGGATAAACAGTTTAG GTATATAGCTTTGGAACTCTGTTCAGCGACGTTACAAGattatgttgaaaataaattgaattttgaatGTAAAATTGATGCTGTTGAGGTTTTGCGGCAGGCCGCTTTAGGATTGTCTCACTTACATTCAATGGATATAG TACACAGAGATATAAAACCGCACAACGTGTTGCTATCGATGCCATCTGGTACGGGCGAGGTCCGGGCCATGATATCCGACTTCGGTTTGTCCAAAAAGCTTAACATCGGTCGAGTAAGCTTCTCTAGAAGATCTGGAGTCACTGGTACTGATGGCTGGATAGCACCAGAGATGATTAATGGGGAAAGAACG ACAACATCCGTGGATATGTTCTCATTGGGTTGCGTGTTTTATTACGTACTTTCTAGAGGCCAGCATCCTTTCGGTGATGTGTTGAGGCGGCAGGCAAATATCATCACCGGAGAGTACAATTTAGATTATTTAGA caAAGTGTTACCAGAAGAAGAGGTGTTATTAACAAAGATTTTGATCAGATCAATGATCTCTGCTAAAGCAAGTGCGAGGCCGCCTTGCGAAACTGTACTTAGGTATCCCATATTTTGGGGCAAGCAGAGTATACTTAATTTCTTACAG GATGTAAGTGACCACGTGGAGAGTTGCAACGCGGGAGCCGACCATCCCCTAGAGAAGGGAGCTAGAAGGGTTATCAGAGGAGATTGGCGAGCGCACGTGTGTCCAACAGTGGCCAATGATCTGCGGGCGCGACGCACGTACCGTGGCGAGCGGGTCGCGCACTTGCTGCGGGCGATACGGAATAAG AAACACCACTACAGAGAATTAGAGCCGGAAGTGCGAGACAGTCTCGGGAAAGTTCCAGACGGTTTCGTCACATACTGGCTCAGGAGGTTCCCCCTCCTCCTACCCCACGTGTGGTTACAAATGCAGCAATTCCGAAACGAGGACATCATGCAAGGATACTTCCCCCACGCCTTCATCTTCAACCGGGATGACGTCACAGAACTTAACGACGACAACTACGTCAACGAAGAAGATCTAGCAATTAACGAACTCTTTGTCAAAAGTAAAATCTACTACGATGAGAATGACCCAGAGAAAAGGTACAAAAGGGATTCTCCCAAAAAAAGCGTGGACTGGCGAAGTGAAGATAGAACGAGACAGAACGACGTCAGACCGAGAGAGCGATACACATACTATAAGAAAAAGGAAAAGAAACAAGAAATGCCCGTATGGAGCTTGCCACCGCAGTga
- the LOC123695826 gene encoding ankyrin repeat domain-containing protein 27-like, translated as MEGGYDEIISDNPFFVEFKNEYMDLFQHCITESWIVCVPRIGSLNTRVFSIEDFCAHVLVPSDELPETHYNTLTEKQVTVANKVISLEVTKGLPLQSHILFEETFYTEDFIKYKVWCIETPLEPTSNVGDNDVTKECLCSINDCIDLLWTQAAGRQVLDQIELNVQLFVKKNPSLPVAIGNLKDAVSELYTQCLQVTLQNRRLRDKSKASKHILENIKLAVECYMQQLLFDYIFKPICTSCSYEDSHLNKKIRNMCDIQLRDLDIKKELYHAVPRAKQILSKIDSYNTVLEKVLCLKQALNAINKSDSGNNVVLLTADDLLPVFVFLLIKSGLPNWYSQLTYMKEFRFSGIGKGDGDESIFLITTLEAVIEHIQSGALAGPPDPESYYYESNPSEDSMSTCNQRRSSLTESISTSDTTSREETLEYVFDLIKANHTEQVQSLLEKNQRHLNNMQDNEKSVIKLPLNEDEIDDDDDSDLEIFQKLCHPLCNCNKCCQKLSKNLLKTSPTVNSRDSHGLTPLHVASIHGKAATVEILIEMGAEVNATDLNECTPLHYSAARGHQNALLLLLHSGADINKANIDKNTPLHMAVNNGHLNCVKALIYFAEHGRKQININCCNQSGNTPLHMSAKWGYEGIAKLLIENGAEPSLHNRNGKTAFDLAHNLKILQVLKSSTPNLYEYIHITSTDIKKLSLKNDNPVTQKLHNLKIRNSDRNNASKTVENLKRIERILQAISYGDIKLACFYMNINYENYINAKSEMKESLCHPLCECSNCKKVTQSTISDFDVNFCDSNGITALHYAARYGLDELCRILILNRADVNTCNKKGQTPLHLAALHNKTIALHYLLDSGANINAIDLSGNTPLHDACEVGNIGATKTLLSFSPDLSMVNASQKTPLDVAKEKVHLTIIDLIEKHSNKTSIYK; from the coding sequence ATGGAAGGTGGATACGATGAAATTATATCTGATAACCCCTTTTTCGTGGAATTCAAAAATGAATATATGGATTTATTTCAACATTGTATAACAGAATCTTGGATAGTTTGTGTGCCGCGAATCGGAAGTTTAAATACTCGTGTTTTTTCTATAGAAGACTTCTGTGCACATGTTTTAGTGCCTAGTGATGAACTTCCTGAGACTCACTATAACACCCTCACTGAAAAGCAGGTTACTGTTGCAAATAAAGTGATTTCACTCGAAGTTACCAAAGGACTACCTCTTCAAAGCCacattttatttgaagaaaCATTCTACACAGAagactttataaaatacaaagttTGGTGTATTGAAACTCCTCTTGAGCCTACTTCTAATGTTGGGGACAACGATGTAACTAAAGAATGCCTTTGCTCTATCAATGACTGTATTGACTTACTGTGGACACAAGCTGCTGGTCGTCAAGTTTTGGatcaaattgaattaaatgtcCAATTATTTGTGAAAAAGAACCCATCTTTACCAGTGGCTATTGGCAATCTCAAAGATGCTGTAAGTGAGCTATACACACAATGCCTACAAGTGACCTTACAAAACCGACGCTTAAGAGATAAATCTAAAGCATCAAAGCATATTTTAGAGAATATTAAGCTAGCTGTTGAATGTTATATGCAACAACTTTTATTTGACTATATATTTAAACCAATATGCACTAGTTGCTCATATGAGGATTCTCatctcaataaaaaaataagaaatatgtGTGATATTCAACTTAGAGATcttgatattaaaaaagaattgtACCACGCTGTGCCAAGAGCGAAGCAAATACTTTCTAAAATTGATTCATACAACACGGTACTGGAGAAAGTATTGTGTTTAAAACAAGCATTGaatgcaattaataaaagtgACAGTGGCAATAATGTTGTTCTGTTAACTGCTGATGATTTATTACCagtttttgtatttcttttaattaaatctggATTACCAAACTGGTATAGCCAACTTACTTATATGAAGGAATTTAGGTTCAGCGGGATCGGAAAGGGTGATGGAGACGAAAGTATATTTCTTATTACGACATTAGAAGCTGTCATAGAACACATTCAATCAGGAGCCTTGGCAGGCCCACCAGACCCAGAATCATATTACTATGAAAGCAACCCTTCAGAAGATAGTATGAGCACATGTAATCAAAGGAGAAGCAGTTTAACTGAGTCAATCTCTACTTCTGATACCACAAGTAGAGAAGAGACCCTTGAATATGTTTTTGACTTGATTAAAGCTAATCATACAGAACAAGTGCAATCTTTACTAGAGAAAAACCAAAGGCACTTAAATAATATGCAAGATAATGAAAAGAGTGTTATAAAATTACCATTGAATGAAGATGaaattgatgatgatgatgacagtGATCTTGAAATATTCCAAAAATTATGTCATCCTTTGTGTAACTGCAATAAATGCTGCCAGAAACTTTCAAAGAATCTCCTTAAAACATCACCCACGGTCAACTCCCGTGACAGTCACGGTCTGACTCCTCTGCATGTTGCAAGTATACATGGAAAAGCTGCAACTGTTGAAATTCTTATTGAAATGGGAGCCGAAGTGAATGCAACAGATTTAAACGAATGCACGCCACTGCATTATTCGGCTGCAAGAGGGCATCAAAATGCTCTGTTATTGTTACTTCATTCGGGAGCTGATATCAACAAAgcaaatattgataaaaatactcCTCTACACATGGCAGTCAACAATGGACATTTGAACTGTGTCAAAGCTCTTATCTATTTTGCAGAGCATGGACGAAaacagataaatataaattgctgCAATCAGAGTGGAAATACACCATTGCATATGTCTGCAAAATGGGGATATGAAGGCATAGCTAAGTTACTCATAGAAAATGGTGCAGAGCCATCATTGCATAATCGCAATGGGAAAACTGCATTTGACTTAGCAcacaatttgaaaatattgcaaGTGTTGAAATCCAGTACACCCAATTTATATGAATACATACACATAACCAGCACagatattaaaaagttaagtTTAAAGAATGACAATCCTGTAACCCAAAAGTTACACAActtgaaaataagaaatagtGACCGTAACAATGCGTCAAAAACAGTAGAAAATCTGAAGAGAATTGAAAGAATCTTGCAAGCTATATCCTATGGTGATATTAAATTAGCatgtttttatatgaatattaattatgaaaattatatcaatGCTAAAAGTGAAATGAAAGAATCTCTTTGCCACCCTCTATGTGAATGTTCTAACTGTAAGAAAGTAACACAATCCACTATATCAGACTTTGATGTGAACTTTTGTGATTCAAACGGTATAACTGCATTACACTATGCAGCGAGATATGGCCTCGACGAATTATGTAGAATTCTTATACTGAATAGAGCTGATGTTAACACATGCAACAAAAAAGGGCAAACGCCACTGCACCTGGCCGCCTTGCATAATAAAACTATAGCTTTACATTATCTTTTGGACAGTGGCGCTAATATAAATGCAATAGACTTATCCGGAAACACTCCATTACATGATGCCTGCGAAGTGGGAAATATTGGCGCTACTAAAACACTTCTAAGCTTCAGTCCTGACTTATCTATGGTAAACGCCTCTCAAAAAACACCTCTGGATGTCGCTAAAGAAAAAGTCCATTTAACAATCATAGATTTAATAGAAAAGCATTCAAATAAGACatcaatttacaaataa